A single genomic interval of Asterias amurensis chromosome 1, ASM3211899v1 harbors:
- the LOC139943680 gene encoding chymotrypsin-like elastase family member 2A yields the protein MALRSLFVLLGTFIACNANLKDCGKTAIPPNESRVVGGHEATPNSWPWQVSLRLKQYDGSYMHWCGGSLIDNQWVVTAAHCVEGKESPYLWGVWLGAHDNKVPTGDVVKSGVSKIIKNTYWNPDALVYDVALMKLSTPVTLSDKINTVCLPSSTHTAGNGFVTGWGEMQSDGQAGWYPDKLQQVMTPIMDHDTCKKVMYWHNIDHTMICAGFPNGMKGACSGDSGGPFVVKTGGRWELAGIVSWGLIPCAQYGIPSIYVDPKIFESWIYYIMSNN from the exons ATGGCGCTACGTTCACTCTTTGTGTTACTGGGAACCTTCATTGCCTGCAATGCCAACTTGAAAG ATTGTGGGAAAACAGCGATTCCACCCAACGAATCACGTGTTGTGGGAGGACACGAAGCCACACCCAACTCCTGGCCATGGCAAGTTAGTCTTCGTCTCAAGCAGTACGATGGTAGTTATATGCATTGGTGCGGTGGATCGCTCATTGACAACCAGTGGGTCGTAACAGCAGCCCACTGTGTAGAGGG GAAGGAATCTCCTTATTTATGGGGAGTCTGGCTCGGTGCTCATGACAACAAAGTTCCTACAGGTGATGTGGTAAAGTCTGGCGTTtcaaaaattatcaaaaatacATACTGGAATCCAGATGCTCTTGTCTACGATGTTGCGCTGATGAAATTATCAACTCCTGTGACCTTATCGGACAAGATAAACACTGTATGCCTGCCATCGAGTACACACACAGCAGGAAATGGGTTCGTCACAGGTTGGGGAGAAATGCAGTCTGATGGACAAGCAG GTTGGTATCCAGATAAACTCCAACAGGTTATGACACCAATAATGGACCATGACACTTGCAAAAAGGTCATGTATTGGCACAACATCGACCATACCATGATTTGTGCTGGATTCCCCAACGGGATGAAGGGAGCATGCTCA GGAGACAGCGGCGGTCCATTTGTTGTTAAAACAGGAGGAAGATGGGAGCTTGCTGGGATTGTCAGCTGGGGTCTCATTCCTTGTGCACAGTACGGCATTCCTTCAATATATGTTGATcccaaaatatttgaaagttGGATCTACTACATCATGAgcaataattaa
- the LOC139943660 gene encoding chymotrypsinogen A-like produces the protein MMLRSLFVLLATFIACNANLNDCGQPAHPPDESRVVGGHEAQANSWPWQVSLQLKQYDGTNLHWCGGSLIHYNWVVTAAHCVEGKEAPYLWEVWLGAHDNKVPSGSVVVSKVAGIFKNPYWNPSGLVNDIALIKLATYFTLSDEISTVCLPAKTHTAGNGFVTGWGEMQYYGQAGWYPDKLQQVLTPIMDHDTCVKVMQPYFVDDAMVCAGFPNQQKGACSGDSGGPFVVKTGGRWELAGIVSWGLIPCAQNGIPSIYTDPKKFESWIYTTINSN, from the exons ATGATGCTACGTTCACTCTTTGTGTTACTGGCAACCTTCATTGCCTGCAATGCCAACTTGAATG ATTGTGGGCAACCAGCCCATCCACCCGATGAATCACGTGTTGTGGGAGGACACGAAGCCCAGGCCAACTCTTGGCCATGGCAGGTTAGTCTTCAACTCAAGCAGTACGATGGTACTAACTTGCATTGGTGCGGTGGATCGCTCATACACTACAATTGGGTCGTAACAGCAGCTCACTGTGTAGAGGG gaaGGAAGCTCCTTATTTATGGGAAGTCTGGCTTGGTGCACATGACAACAAAGTTCCTTCTGGCAGTGTTGTAGTGTCGAAAGTTGCAGGAATTTTCAAAAATCCATATTGGAATCCAAGCGGTCTTGTGAATGATATTGCGCTGATTAAATTAGCAACTTACTTCACCTTAAGTGACGAGATCAGCACTGTTTGCCTGCCTGCGAAAACTCACACAGCAGGGAATGGGTTCGTCACAGGCTGGGGAGAAATGCAGTACTATGGACAAGCAG GTTGGTATCCAGATAAGCTCCAACAGGTTTTGACACCAATAATGGACCATGACACTTGCGTAAAAGTTATGCAGCCATACTTTGTGGATGACGCCATGGTTTGTGCTGGATTCCCCAACCAGCAGAAGGGAGCATGCTCA GGAGACAGCGGCGGTCCATTTGTTGTTAAAACAGGAGGAAGATGGGAGCTTGCTGGGATCGTCAGTTGGGGTCTCATTCCTTGTGCACAGAACGGAATTCCTTCAATATACACTGATCCCAAAAAGTTTGAAAGTTGGATCTATACCACCATAAACTCGAATTAA